GACAGCGGGCTGCCAAAACTGTGGGTGATCTACAAGGCGTTGCATCTGCGCCGCGAGCATCCAGAATGGTTTGGTGCAGATGCGGAATACTCTCCCCTGTATGCCCGTGGCAACCGGAAGGATCATCTCGTTGCTTATTTGCGAGCAGGTAAAGTGGCAGCGCTTGCGCCGCGATGGTCCCTGCGTCTGGGAGAATGGCAGGGCACAAGTGTCGAGTTGCCCGAGGGAAACTGGAAGAACATCTTTACCGGCGACAGCGTGAAGGGAGGCTCCACTCGCGTGGGAGCACTGCTCGAGCGCTTTCCGGTGGCGCTTCTGATTCATGAGACGGAGTAGGCATGCATTCTTTTGAAGTGTGGGCACCACGGGCGAAAGAAATGGCTGTTCAGGTAGATGGAATTGCCCATCCCATGACAGGCCCGGATGAGCGCGGTTATTGGCGGGCTGAGCTAGATGAGGCCGGGCCCGGTTCGGACTATGGGTTTCTGGTGGATGGAGATACGAAGGCCTATCCTGATCCCCGCTCCAAGTGGCAACCGGAGGGTGTACATGGATTGTCCCGGGTCTATGATCCAGATGCATTTGATTGGACGGACGCGGGATTTCAAGCGCCGCCGCTGGCCAGCGCCATTCTCTATGAGTTACACATAGGAACCTTCACTCCTCAGGGCACGCTCGATGCGGCGATTGAGAAGCTCGATTATCTGCGTGCGCTCGGCATCACGCATGTGGAACTGATGCCGGTGGCGGCTTTCGCCGGGGAGTATGGATGGGGATATGACGGGGTGGCTCTTTATGCGGTGCATGCACCGTATGGCGGCCCGGATGCATTGAAGCGCTTTGTGAACGCGGCGCACTCGAAAGGATTGGCGGTGCTGCTGGACGTGGTTTACAACCACTTTGGTCCGGTGGGCAATTACACCGGGAAATTCGGTCCATATGTGACCGAGTCACATCATACGCCGTGGGGTGGCGCTGTGAATCTGGAAGATGCCGGCGCGGATGAGGTGCGCCGGTTCTTCTGTGATAACGCGCAGATGTGGCTCAGGGAATTTCATATCGATGGATTGCGCCTGGATGCGGTGCATGCGTTTGTCGATAGATCAGCGATTCACTTTCTTGAACAGCTTTCGGCGGAGATAGAAGCGCTGAGCGCGCAACTGGCACGCCGGCTTGTGCTGATCGCAGAAAGTGATCTGAATGATCCACGTATCGTTACTCCTCGCGAGGCCGGCGGATATGGCATCGATGCGCAATGGAGCGATGATTTTCATCACGCGCTGTTTTCTGTTCTTGCAAATGAGACGGATGGTTACTATGCGGATTTTGGCGGGTTGCGCCAGTTGGCTAAAGCCATCGAGTCCACGTTTGTCTACGATGGACGGTATTCCCCCTATCGAAAGCGTACTCACGGGCGCGCTGCCGGGAATCTTTCGCAGCATCGTTTTCTTGGTTACATCCAGAATCACGATCAGATTGGGAATCGTGCCATCGGCGAGCGGATAGAACACATGACAGGCGCTCCGCGTGCCAAGATTGCTGCCGCGCTGGTCCTGACGAGTCCTTTTGTTCCCATGATTTTTCAAGGCGAGGAGTGGGCAGCGTCATCTCCCTTTCAATACTTTGCAAATCACGATGACCCTGAGATGGCACGGCTGGTTTCAGAGGGAAGAAAGAAGGAGTTCGCTGCGTTCGGATGGGACCCCGAGTCCATTCCTGATCCTGAGCAGCGTGAAACCTTTGAGCGCTCCAAGCTGAAGTGGCAAGAGACCACGGAGCCGCGTCATGCTGAGATGCTGGCGTGGCACTGGGAGCTTATCCGACTGCGGCGGTCAAGCGCTGACCTGAATGTTGGGGAGCCTGGGAACGCGTCGGTCAGCTTTGATGAGCAAGCGGGATGGCTGATGGTTCAGCGGGGAAGGGTCTTTGTCTATTGCAATCTGGGAGCTAAGGATTGCCGTTTTTCCATTCGCTCATGGGGCCGTGTTCTATTGGCCTCAGCAGCCGAGGTGAAGTTCGAGGATGGAGTGCTCATGCTTCCAGCGGATGCAGTTGCGGTGATCGAGATGAAGGAAGGCAGTCGGCAATGAATTGCTTTGCGGCATACTTGGGACAGGAATAAAAGTGTCAGGAGAGGAATGCCAGAATGAAGCATGTGAATCCAGCTGCGAAGCCGAGCGGCACAGGATGCCTGGAATGTGAGCAGTCGGAGGGATGGTGGTTTCATCTGCGCCGCTGCGCGGAGTGCGGTCATATCGGCTGCTGCGACTCTTCTCCTTCGCGTCATGCCAACGAGCACTACCGCAGCACAGGGCACGCGGTGATCCAGAGCTTCGAGCCGGGAGAAAGCTGGTTCTGGAATTTTGAAAGCAGCAGCGTGGCTGATGGCCCCGCGCTTGCTCCTCCCCATCATCATCCAGTCACTCAGCCGGCGCCAGGTCCTGAGGGGCGCGTGCCTGAAAACTGGCAGAGCTTGCTGCATCGATAGCCTCAGCGAGGGGAATCCTTCGCTGAGCCGCGACGCGCCTGGTGTAAGGAAGCATTTGCGGAATGCGGTGGAGGAGGCAGGCGCTTTACGACGTCCTGATCGGTCAGCGTTTTAAGAAATGCGATGACATCATCGATTTGCTGTGCATTCCACACGGGCTTTTCCCCGAGAGAGCGGTTGAGAGGAGCGTCCGTGGTGTCGACATTGGCGCGGTTTTTGATCGGCAGATCGTTAAACTTCTCTACTTTTCCATTCGGGCCGGCTGGATACCACTTGCCGGGATCCGTATCTCTTTCCACATAGAACAGCAGCGCCTGGCGCAACGTGTGAAAACGCCCATTGTGAAAGAAGACTTTCCTGATTGCGAC
The DNA window shown above is from Acidobacterium capsulatum ATCC 51196 and carries:
- the treZ gene encoding malto-oligosyltrehalose trehalohydrolase translates to MHSFEVWAPRAKEMAVQVDGIAHPMTGPDERGYWRAELDEAGPGSDYGFLVDGDTKAYPDPRSKWQPEGVHGLSRVYDPDAFDWTDAGFQAPPLASAILYELHIGTFTPQGTLDAAIEKLDYLRALGITHVELMPVAAFAGEYGWGYDGVALYAVHAPYGGPDALKRFVNAAHSKGLAVLLDVVYNHFGPVGNYTGKFGPYVTESHHTPWGGAVNLEDAGADEVRRFFCDNAQMWLREFHIDGLRLDAVHAFVDRSAIHFLEQLSAEIEALSAQLARRLVLIAESDLNDPRIVTPREAGGYGIDAQWSDDFHHALFSVLANETDGYYADFGGLRQLAKAIESTFVYDGRYSPYRKRTHGRAAGNLSQHRFLGYIQNHDQIGNRAIGERIEHMTGAPRAKIAAALVLTSPFVPMIFQGEEWAASSPFQYFANHDDPEMARLVSEGRKKEFAAFGWDPESIPDPEQRETFERSKLKWQETTEPRHAEMLAWHWELIRLRRSSADLNVGEPGNASVSFDEQAGWLMVQRGRVFVYCNLGAKDCRFSIRSWGRVLLASAAEVKFEDGVLMLPADAVAVIEMKEGSRQ
- a CDS encoding UBP-type zinc finger domain-containing protein — its product is MKHVNPAAKPSGTGCLECEQSEGWWFHLRRCAECGHIGCCDSSPSRHANEHYRSTGHAVIQSFEPGESWFWNFESSSVADGPALAPPHHHPVTQPAPGPEGRVPENWQSLLHR